The DNA region TTGTCTTCTAGGATGTTTATCTGTTTGGTTCTAACTATGTATctaattatgaaattatttgGTTGACTATGAAATTATGTTAATGATACCTAATTATGAAATTAACTGGTTGATACTTTTCTATACGTGCTCACTTCGATGCTCGACGACGTGGATCTCTTCTGCTTCAATCGAAGAGAaatagataaggaaaataatcGACTATAAGAGGCGGACTTATTGTTCCAGAGTCACTCAAAACAATAGACCCACTATTTTCACACGTGAAATGCAATGTTGCGTATCAATCAACGGTACCACGCATGTTAATCATTGATATAAGGATCCCTACACGTAAGAGTCCTCAGACTATCGTGCACTAAATTATTGGTCCAAGTACACGTCCCCACATGTATGTGGTGGAGTCGAGGCCAGTTATCTGCCGTCCTCTTCCCCCTGACATTTAATGTGCCAGCCACATGTTTTCAGCGTTTTGAGTGTACAAGTTGAAAGAGTGCTGTCGGTTAGCGACGTATCAGGCCACCAAGacattatccaaaaaatatcaagaattgtggtgcaaaatataaaatgaaccCACTTGCATCTCTCCCTCTTTTAGACATGCATAAAGAATTCAAATTTTGGGGTCAATTGGAGAATAATATACCAcaaatctctctcttcatgtcaattacactttttttcttctccaaatcatttttttttcccgtaGTGAGAGAATGTCCCACGATTCTCTCCTAATTCAACTCGTACATTCTATGGATaagtatcattttttttctcctacTATACATTAATTTCAAGGCCAATTCTACCTCCATGGTGGAACGCAATTTTTTCCAatccttttattttgaaaGGTATATATTCGCTcatagaattttcaatttcatctcAAATCTATCGGACcacatatatagtaaaataaattaGGTGGGCCAGTTTgcgattaaaaaaaatggagatgACATGGACATACATGATGACGTGTCGATGATGTTGACTAATTTATAGACTGGTTTAGATTTAAAAACCGGTTTATACGGGTCGATTTACTTTGGTAACATTCGGTTTAATAGAACCGATTTACGATTTAATACGATCAGCTCATACAATCGATTTAATATGACCACCGACAAGGCTAGTGGCAGCGGCCACTGGCTTTCGCCCATAGATCGTTCGGTTTACTTTTGCAACATTAATCTCGATTTTTTATTCAATCGATTGGTGCATATGACaagtttaatcattttgaagGTCAGTCCGCCGCCAAGGCTAGCTGCAGCGCGACGGCCACTCTGTTTTGACCATGGATTGTTCGGCAAACATCTGCAACATCCGGGTTTTCATTTTGATTAACGAATTAGTCGATGGGTTAATCTAGTTTAACCGTTTTGATGCCAACGCCCAGGCTGCGAGCTTCATTTTGAAGTTCGATAACGAAGCCGATGATAACCGCAGTCTCCCGCTACCGAAGTATGACGAAGCAGACGATAACCGCATTCCTCACCAAAGTCGTCCTTCCATCCCTctcagtttctttttttttttttcacggtaaaattgtaatttcaataataaattccgCAAATTGAGGAATTATAACTACCCATAAAtaaattgagttttttttgGGTCGAATCTCAACTTCCAATAACAAATTGCACTAATAAAACGATTTTAACTTCCCATAATTAAAATGGGAACTGACATCCCTAAAATTATGGGATAACCTCAATCGGTTATTCGGATTgccatttttgaaaataataaccGTAATCTTTTCGCTACTAATGTTGGTTAAGGCTTATCAAGTAAATGGTCCGAACCAATATATAAAGTGGTTATTATTTTGCAGAGTCATATGTTTGCTCGAAACAATACATTAGTTAGGGTAAATGAAATACGAAACAATCCATAAATTGGTTATTGTTTTGTAGAGTCACATATGTGCTCGATCCAACCAACTGCTTAGGTCGAACCAACTACGAAACAGATACTGGAATGCTCTgttgttattttatattataattataaagttAAAGGCCATTGATAGATGTTGTAATTGGGATGTATTAGATGTAATATTTCGTATAGTCATATCTATAATGAATATCTTCTAATTATATTAAGTGTTAAGAAATTTGGAAGGAGTATGTAACATAGTAGACATTTACATATTAGTGGTCTGACTTTTATTGGTTGAAAGCAGCATAACGCAAAGATAGTACCTTCTTTTAGTAATAAGTTTGAGTCGACATTCACGTTGGGCAGAGCGAAATGTGTCTTAAATTGTGATTCTCAAAagtatttagatttcatttttccGCTTAAAAATATCGCGGCAGTTTGAAATCCTTGGTCACCGGTGCTGAAGCTCTTCTTCCAGGGTGAGATTCCAGTGGATCCTTCAACGATCTCAGCCAAACATTCTGCCCTACTTCATCTAGTCTCTCGCATTCGGTTTCCCAGGGCTTTTGGTAAGTTTTTCTTCCCATCGTAACCCAAAATTATGTTCATCCCAGATTGAGTCAGCGACAGTCGAGAGATTGATTCGATTTATTGTAAATTCTTGAGGTGTTCGACGAAAATGTTAAAACGTTTAACGAGTTCCTTTGGTAATGTTTCCAACATCGCACCCATTAGGTTGACATGGCTTCCAAGAGGAAAGATCCCCCTAATAGTTCAGACGGAGGTCCCAGGAAGAAACAGGAGCAATCCACTTCTGAGGTACTGTCTGATGTTGTTTTTGAATTCATAAGTATAATCAAATCATGATTTTCTGCTTGTAGAGGAGAACTAATCCATGAACCTCTGCTTTTTGTGGAATTTCAATGAACATGATGAATTCTATGTTTTGTGTGATATGGAGATTGTGTTCAACCTCATGAAAGAATTtgataaagaaaagaagaaagtggTTGAAGAACTTGGATTTGGCTGCCTCCTCAAGTATAAATTGCGAAGATCGCAGGGGGGTATGGCTTTCTGGATGATCGGGAAGTTTGACATTTGTAAGCGTGCATTCATTATAGAAGGTATGGAATTGATGTTTAATCATAAAATGATGGAGAACCTCCTTGGTTTTAGAGATGGAGAGGTGGAAGTGGACACTGAAGCCCTGGAGGAAGATGTCACAGCAGATGAGAAGTTGAATTCCCACTGTGAAATGACTTACGTGGAGATGTCAAGAAGGCTGAAGTCGTTGAAGCATGATGATAAAAAATTCAGGGAGGTGTTTGTCCTCTTTGTGATGACAGCTTTGCTTGCCCCTAATGACAACGATAAACCAAAGAGAACATGGCTGAGAGTCATTGAGGACATCAGTCTCATCCCACGGATGAACTGGGCCAAATTTGCATTTGACAGGATCATATGCAGTGTGATGGGGGTGAAGGAAGGGAAGTCTAAAGCCTTTAAGGGATTGGCAACTGTCTTGTCGGTAATTTTCCTTTATACTGCTGATGTAAAATATTGCGGAGGTTTTTCACCTATTTTGTTGCTCAGTATAATTTTGACACTTGTTCACGCAGTTACTTGTTTGCGAGTACTCAACTTGGATTGAAGGCGTGGAGTTCAGAACAAAGGACCTGCCCCTAATTTCTCGATGGGATGACCAAATGATGCTGAAGATGCACAAGATAATAGTGGATAAGTTTGGTGGCTACCACACAGATAATGTAAGTGAGCTCTGTGATGTAATTAAGTTGTTCCTCATGTTCATTTTTGTTTGTACAGATCATCAGTAATATATGGTATGGATTATTCGAATTAACACTGTGTTGATGTGATTTTGAGTATGCAGAGCTCTTATGTTTTGTTTGGATCCCCAGGATCCCCAGATACTGATTCTATGATAGCTTATATGACAGCTAATGGCAAAACTAAAGAGTGAGATGTTAAAAGTACCAGTCATTGAAGTTGTATCTGCACGTGATGATAGTTGGATGTTGAAGATGGAGGCATGCATAAATCAACAGGAAGCTGCCATTGAAGCCCTGCGTGCAGAAAACAAGCGAATACTTGATGCTCTCGACAGCATTAAGAAGGAGCTCCATACTGTTGGAGAAAAAGTGGGAAGTGTGTGAGGACAATTGTCCCACACTggtcaaagaaagaaaaattgggCAGTTAATATAAGATAAATGCCCAATTACCTTAAAGTTAAGGTTTTGGGTTGCATATGGGctcaaatttgaaatatgccattttatttaaaaatttatccaactggtatcagagcctattGTTACAATCTTGGGCGTGTAGGGCGCCTTCGTGTCATGAAGTGCGCGTATGCATGGATCCGTAGGCTTGAGTGTAAGCGTAACTTGCGCCTCGAGCAGGCACCCGTTGTGTTCGATGTTGGGACTTCGAAGTGAGGGCGGGTGTGATTAAGTCGTGTGGTCCCGTCGATTAGTTAAGGTCACGTGGTTCGTGTAAGACGATACGATACCACGAGAGAGCGGGATGTTGGAGAAAAAGTGGGAAGTGTGTGAGGACAATTATCTCACACCgatcaaagaaagaaaaattgggTAGTTAATATAAGACAAAGGCCCAGTAACTCATAAACTTAAGCTTTTGAGTTGCATATGAGCTCAAATTTGAAATAGacccattttatttaaaaatctaTCCAACACATACGTTGTCCGTCTCCGGTTACTCTGTTGAGAGAGGAAGTAAAAGGTTTCTGAACCTATTAAGGTGCCAGATGTGGAAGATTCTGAACCCCGGCCAAAAGATAAAGAAGACACAGTGTCATCGACTATGCAGCATATAGAAGAGCAACTGACTGAGGGCTACTCCAAAGGAGGGACAATGACAGAGCCTCCCTCTACAGaagagcaagcgaaagagctCTATCTGATAATAGaggagaatgaagatgaacatcttgcaaatgaaaatGTGAAAGAGGAAAATCTAATATCAGAGGATAAGGCGGAGCACGACTCAAAAGAAGATGAGTTGACAGACGGGGTGTCGAAAGAAGACACGACTGCAGAGCGTGAGTCTGAGAAGTGCAGGAGACAGAGCACATGACTATAGAAGATAAGACTGAAGGTGAACAGCTTAtagatgaaaaattgaaagctGAGCATCCGACAGAGCACAATTCTAATGATGAACAGCCCGGTGACATTTAACCTCCCATTGATTTGAGTAGGGAACCAAGCCGGGAGAATGTGAAAACGGAAGAACTCCCTGAGACACCACTGTCTAAAATCAGAGACATCCTAAAGAACTTTGATGAGTTGGATAAGAAATTGCGTGCTCTGTGTTTCTATCAAACTCTGGATAATCAGACAAATGCATTTTACCGAAACAGGGAAATTTCGATGGACAGAAGGGATGTTAGCACGCTTTATATTGGAAAGGAAATATCTAATGGCATTATCGACACCATTATTGCGGACCTGACAGAGAAGCACTTACAGTATGGTGAAAATCTTTTCTTCACTACTAGGCTACAATGTTCTGGAAGCAGCATAAGTTGTCACTTATTCAATCGTGTTCCCTGAGATTCCATAGTTTTATCGGTAGTTGCTTGATTGTATGATATGTTTTTCCTGATAGCATCTTACGTTGTCTGGAATATCCTGAGATGCATCAACCTATTTTCAGTAAGGCCATAGAGATGTTTTTGCCTAAGGATGTTTCAAGATGTCGCAGGGTAACCCAACCTACTGTTTACATAAGAtttcctatatttttttactatGACATGTAATTGTTGTGTTTGTTTCGGGTAGATCTACTTTCCCATACACCACAGGGATCCAAATCATTGGACACTGGGTGTTATTGATTTTGAAAGTCGGAAATGTATGCATCTGGACTCGATGCGCAGTGCCAGACACAAGGACCTTACGCCAAAATGCCTGAACTTCCTAATCTTCCGCGGAGGGGAAGGAGGCGGCGGTCTTCTTCATACATGATGCCCTTGTTTTTTTTGTGTCTGCCATCATCGTTGCTTGCTATTGAGGCAAACTATGTAATGAAACGGGGGGTTTCAATGGAATCTATGAAGCGCGCTCCGTATATATTTATACGAAAACGTGTATGCTCCTTCGCCAAAT from Punica granatum isolate Tunisia-2019 chromosome 3, ASM765513v2, whole genome shotgun sequence includes:
- the LOC116200611 gene encoding uncharacterized protein LOC116200611; the encoded protein is MTTDKASGSGHWLSPIDRSFNRFDANAQAASFILKFDNEADDNRSLPLPNGSFNDLSQTFCPTSSSLSHSVSQGFWLTWLPRGKIPLIVQTEVPGRNRSNPLLRDGEVEVDTEALEEDVTADEKLNSHCEMTYVEMSRRLKSLKHDDKKFREVFVLFVMTALLAPNDNDKPKRTWLRVIEDISLIPRMNWAKFAFDRIICSVMGVKEGKSKAFKGLATVLSLLVCEYSTWIEGVEFRTKDLPLISRWDDQMMLKMHKIIVDKFGGYHTDNLMAKLKSEMLKVPVIEVVSARDDSWMLKMEACINQQEAAIEALRAENKRILDALDSIKKELHTVGEKVGSV